A genomic window from Bradyrhizobium lupini includes:
- a CDS encoding Tex family protein: MANINQKIAQELGVRAEQVEATVALLDGGATVPFIARYRKEATGALDDAQLRTLEERLGYLRELEDRRKAILESVREQGKLDAALEASILAADSKARLEDIYLPFKPKRRTKAEIAKEAGLEPLANQLMAEPTNDPKVVAEAFVNAEKGVADAAAALDGARAILVERFDEDADLIGALREEVWTNARMTSKVRDGKKTEGEKFADYFEFSEPLTKLPSHRILAMFRGEKEEILDLQIQAEAEPSPPGVPSVYELKIMKRFGIADLKRAGDRWMIDTVRWAWRTKIQVHLNIDLRMRLWNAAETEAVRVFASNLRDLLLAAPAGTRVTMGLDPGFRTGVKVAVTDATGKVVDTAVIYPHEPQRQWNEALAILGKLALKHRVELIAIGNGTASRETDKLAADLVKGLPDLKMTKIVVSEAGASVYSASAFASEELPGLDVTLRGAVSIARRLQDPLAELVKIEPKAIGVGQYQHDLGQAKLAKSLDAVVEDCVNAVGVDVNTASAPLLARVSGVGSGLASSIVAHRDANGPFKSRKALKDVPRLGPKAFEQCAGFLRILGGEDPLDASGVHPEAYPVVRRILSATKSDIKALIGSSDIVRTLKPKDFVDETFGLPTVTDILRELEKPGRDPRPAFKAAVFMDGVEEIKHLKKGMILEGTVTNVAAFGAFVDIGVHQDGLVHISAMSKTYIKDPREVVKPGDIVKVKVLDFEVARKRISLTLRLDDEVGAKKDAPGMQRDNSSRNPSRMTSSAPRQQESSGGGALAEALRRAAEKNGGKRA; encoded by the coding sequence GTGGCAAATATCAACCAGAAAATTGCGCAGGAGCTTGGGGTTCGGGCGGAGCAGGTCGAGGCGACCGTGGCGCTGCTCGACGGCGGCGCCACGGTTCCCTTCATCGCGCGCTACCGCAAGGAAGCGACCGGTGCGCTCGACGACGCACAATTGCGCACGCTGGAGGAGCGCCTGGGTTACCTGCGCGAGCTCGAGGACCGCCGCAAGGCCATCCTCGAATCGGTCCGCGAGCAGGGCAAGCTCGATGCGGCGCTGGAAGCCTCCATTCTCGCCGCCGACAGCAAGGCGCGCCTCGAAGACATCTATCTGCCGTTCAAGCCGAAGCGCCGCACCAAGGCCGAGATCGCCAAGGAAGCCGGCCTCGAGCCGCTCGCCAATCAGCTCATGGCCGAGCCCACCAACGATCCGAAGGTGGTCGCCGAAGCCTTCGTCAATGCCGAGAAGGGCGTTGCCGATGCCGCTGCGGCACTCGATGGCGCCCGCGCCATCCTGGTCGAGCGCTTCGACGAAGACGCCGACCTGATCGGCGCGCTTCGCGAGGAGGTGTGGACTAATGCGCGCATGACCTCCAAGGTGCGCGACGGCAAGAAAACCGAGGGCGAAAAGTTTGCCGACTATTTCGAGTTCTCCGAGCCGCTGACCAAGCTGCCCTCGCACCGAATCCTCGCAATGTTCCGCGGCGAGAAAGAAGAAATCCTCGATCTCCAGATCCAGGCCGAGGCCGAACCATCGCCGCCCGGCGTGCCGAGCGTCTATGAACTGAAGATCATGAAGCGGTTCGGCATCGCCGACCTTAAGCGCGCCGGCGACCGCTGGATGATCGATACCGTGCGTTGGGCCTGGCGCACCAAGATCCAGGTGCATCTCAACATCGACCTGCGCATGCGGCTGTGGAATGCGGCCGAGACAGAGGCCGTGCGCGTGTTCGCCTCGAACCTGCGCGACTTGCTGCTCGCGGCGCCCGCCGGCACCCGCGTCACCATGGGTCTCGATCCCGGCTTCCGCACCGGGGTCAAGGTCGCCGTCACCGACGCGACCGGCAAGGTGGTGGATACCGCCGTGATCTATCCGCACGAGCCGCAGCGGCAGTGGAACGAGGCGCTTGCGATCCTCGGCAAGCTCGCGCTGAAACATCGTGTCGAGCTGATCGCGATCGGCAACGGCACCGCCTCGCGCGAGACCGACAAGCTCGCGGCCGACCTCGTCAAGGGCCTGCCCGACTTGAAGATGACCAAGATCGTGGTGTCGGAAGCCGGCGCGTCGGTTTATTCGGCCTCGGCGTTCGCCTCGGAGGAGTTGCCGGGCCTCGACGTCACCCTGCGCGGCGCGGTGTCAATCGCGCGGCGGCTCCAGGATCCGCTCGCCGAGCTCGTCAAGATCGAACCCAAGGCGATCGGCGTCGGCCAGTACCAGCACGACCTCGGGCAGGCCAAGCTCGCCAAATCCCTCGACGCCGTGGTCGAAGACTGCGTGAACGCCGTCGGCGTCGACGTCAACACCGCGTCCGCTCCGCTGCTCGCGCGCGTGTCGGGCGTCGGCTCCGGCCTCGCCTCGAGCATCGTGGCACACCGCGACGCCAACGGGCCGTTCAAGTCGCGCAAGGCGTTGAAGGACGTGCCGCGGCTCGGCCCCAAGGCGTTCGAGCAGTGCGCGGGCTTCCTGCGCATCCTCGGCGGCGAGGACCCGCTCGACGCCTCCGGTGTGCATCCGGAAGCCTATCCGGTGGTGCGCCGGATTCTCAGCGCCACCAAGAGCGACATCAAGGCGCTGATCGGCAGCAGCGACATCGTTCGCACGCTGAAGCCGAAAGACTTCGTGGACGAGACGTTTGGTCTGCCGACCGTCACCGACATCCTGCGCGAGCTCGAGAAGCCCGGTCGCGACCCGCGTCCGGCCTTCAAGGCAGCTGTGTTCATGGACGGCGTCGAGGAGATCAAGCACCTCAAGAAGGGCATGATCCTCGAGGGCACCGTAACCAACGTCGCGGCGTTCGGCGCCTTCGTCGATATCGGCGTGCACCAGGACGGCCTCGTGCACATCTCGGCGATGTCCAAGACCTACATCAAGGATCCGCGTGAAGTGGTGAAGCCCGGCGACATCGTCAAAGTGAAGGTGCTAGACTTCGAGGTCGCGCGCAAGCGTATCTCGTTGACACTACGGCTCGACGACGAGGTCGGCGCCAAGAAGGACGCGCCCGGCATGCAGCGGGATAACAGCTCACGTAACCCGTCCCGCATGACGTCGTCGGCCCCGCGCCAGCAGGAGTCTTCCGGCGGCGGTGCGCTCGCCGAAGCGCTGCGCCGCGCGGCCGAGAAAAACGGCGGCAAGCGGGCGTAG